Within Rhodothermales bacterium, the genomic segment GGCGACGGGAGCGAACGTGGGGACGGCGAGCGCGGAGAGACGCGAGGGGGCCGTCGCTGTGGCGGTGGTGGTAGGCATAGGAGGTTGGGGTCTTTATGTGGTGTGACGAATAGTGTTTACAACACGCAATTGAGCAAAGAGGGATGCGCTGTGAGCTTCGAGACTCACTCCCTCTGGCGAGCATCAGCGAGGACGTCGATGAGGACGCGGAGGCGGTCTGCACCGAGGTGGCCGAGCTGGCGGCGGTGCAGCGCTTCGAGCACCCCGTCGAGCTCGCCGAGGAGGTCGAGCCCCTGCGGCGTGATCCGCGCCCTCACCTGCCGCCGGTCCTCGGAGTCCCGCGCGCGGTCGACGAGTCCGCCCGCTTCGAGACGGTCGAGGAGCCGCGTCACGTCGGGGACCGGGGTCACGAGGCGGTCGCCCACCTCGTAGCGGCAGAGGCCGGAGTCGCCAGCCCCGCGGAGGATGCGGAGGACGTTGTACTGCGTCGGCGTGAGCCCGTGCGGCTTGAGGGCGTCGGCGATCTCAGCGTCGAGGATGGCCGCCGTACGGGCGACGTTGAGGGCGGCCTCGGCCTCAGGGCTCGCGAACGGCTTCGACTGGCGGATCTCGCGTTGGAGGGCTGTGCTCATGGGGTTGTGTGTTCATAACACGTGTTATGAACACGTAATGCGCCCCCCGGTTCCAGTGTGAACTGGGTCTCGTGTGGGCTCCGCGTGAAGAGGACCACGGGCGAAGAACAAATTATCCAAAGCGACGATGACCCCTCAAGTAGCAAACGAAGAGTGACCGCGCCTAGCGCTAATCCGTGACGTGGCTAGCTATCACGCCGCGGCGGTATTGGCTTGGGGTCATTCCCACACGCTCACGGAACGTCTTGGCGAAGTGGCTCGCGTTGCGGAGACCAACGCGGCGGGCGATCTCGCCCACATGGAGCTCACTGTGCCTCAGAAGCCGCTGAGCTTGCTCGACGCGGCACCGCGTGACGTACTCCAGCGGCGTTTCTCCGAGCGTCCGCTTGAATTCTCGCGCGAAGTGCGCCTCACTGAGGTGAGCTCGCTGTGCGATGTGGGCCACTTTGATGGGCTCGCTGAGATGAGCGCGGACGTAGTCGAATACGTCACGCAGCCGGGCGCGAGGGATGCCGCCGCGCCACTCCTCCTCGTTTATCCCCTCGCTGGTTCCGAATACGATGAGCCTGTAGATCTTCGCGGCTAGCTCCTTCGCCGTCGGGGCAGCGAGCATGTCGTCGCGGCCGAGACGATAGGCTGCAAAGGCAGGTGGCCCGCCCCCAGCCTGGACCTTCAAGCAGACCAGAGGTCGAGGCCCGTCGGAGGGTTCCGCGTCGCCGACTTCCCGTTCGAATTCGGTGAGAGCGCGCTCCACAACCTCCCGCTCCGCTTCGGACCAGTCACCGGCGAAGTGGATGTAGCCATCGGTTTCCATAGCGATGCGAGGGACATGAGCGTGCCGAGGTGCATCCAAGCTTCCGACCGTCATATGTGCTAACCATAGGGCGCGTTAACTGTTTCTTCACGATAGTGCAGTAAGCCGTCGCCACTCTTGATCGGCGGTAACGGCCGGGTCGCTCCTGGCGGAGCGAAGAGCGACCCGGCCTCTCAATGAGGTGAGCGCTCGCCCAGTAGTCCATCCACGAACGCCTTGCCGCCATGTCTGTCCAACCAACAGCACGGAGCCTCGCACTCGAAGCCGTAGCCGAGGAACTTGCCCGTTCTCTCCTTCCCGAGAACCCCTTCCCCACCAGCATCACCTCCTGCAACTCGGCCGTCGTCGGGCGATTCGGCGAGTGGGTCGAGGCGCAGCGGGCGAGGGTCGAGGCCGATCTAGGACAGTTACGAGGCCGCGACGAGTCTCCCGAGGCGTGGGAGTTGAGCGCACTCGCCGGTGCCGTCCGCGAGTGGCGGGTCTTCGCCGCCTTTCACCGGCTCCACGAGGAGCGTTGGTGCCCCGCCCTCCTCTTCCGTCTCGCGACGAAGACCGACCTCCTCGTCCTCTGCGATCCCTCTGCGGACTCGTCACCGTCGGGGTTCGGGGAGCGGGAGAAGCGTGTGCTCGCCAAGCGCGGCATCGACCACCGCCTCAAGTGGATAGCGGCTCGGCAGCTGGTGGCAGCGATGGGGCTGCTGGAGGCAGCAGTGCCCGATCCAGAGGGTGCCGAACCGCAAGAGTATGACGGAGCAACTCCCGCCGTGGACGTCGCCGGCGATGGTGCTCTTGGGGCTGCGGAGGTCGCCGTCGTGGTGGCCGCCGACGTGCGGGCTGAGGAGGCTGCTACTGAAGAGCCGCCCGCTGCGGAGTCCGTCCCCGAGGCGGAGCCGTCGAGTGAAGAGACCCCACCCGAACGCGCGTCGGGCGAGACGCTCCCGCCACTCCGTCTGAACCGCGTCTGGTCAGCGCTCCCGACCTACACGAAGAAGCAGCTCGAAGCGGTGCACGAACGGTCCGGAGTCGGGCTGTGGAGCCAGTTCGGGGAACGCTTCTACTCCTCGATGAGGAAGGCGGAGATGCTGGAGTTCGTCCAGCGCGTTGTGCGGCATCACGCCTGCCTCGACGCGGCGCAGCACCTCACGGACTGCCAGCTCGACGAACTCCACGACTGGATGCGGTTCAACCTGACCGAGCGCTACCAGCGGGACGAAGACCTCCGCATCGCCGCACGACTGTTCGGAGACTTCCTGGCTGGTGCCGCACTCAGCCGCGACGGGCACGGGCTCTCGCCGGAGGCCTGGAATCGGTATCGCAAGGCCGAGATCAGGCGGATCGCGGCCTTCTGCTACCACCGCTTCTACGAGGCAGCGTCCACAGAAGGAGCACGCCCGGAGACGGCGGAGGTGGCGCTCGATTGACCGACTCTCGAGTGCGCCGAGGGCGACCCCGGTCTTCCTCGGTGCGTTCTATCCCTCTCCGTGCGCCTGGCTGCGGGCACTTCGCCTGCGGCCGGGCCGGTGAGAGCGGCGGCCTCGGTGGCTTTGGTGCGTGCTCGCGCACGGGTGGGAGTTGAGAGCCCCGCCCGCCATCGGGGTCGCCGCATTTCCGTGCGCTGGGGAGAATCGACAGAAGCGAGCCTGTGGCCGCTTCCGGCTGGTCGGCCCGGTGAGGCTGCTCTGTGGACTCGGGAAGTCCGTCCGCTGCCTCATCGGAGGGACCCTCGGGGAGCGGCCCTCGGGTCCACCCCCCAACAGGGCTGGCTGGCAGCGGGAAGGGAAAATTAGGCGACGGCCGGACAGCGTCAAGGTCGTTCGGCCCCGTGCTCGCGCTGCGCCACTTAAGCGGGCGCTGTAAGCGCCTGAGCGCCTAAGTGCCGGTCGCTCCGCGCGGGGGCGCTCCACCTTGACTCAACCGGACGAGCGGGAGCAGGTCGCTTTGCGCGGCCCGCTCTGTCGGCTTCGCCTCTTCCACTCGTCCTGTCCGTCCTTACGCCTGCCAGCGGGGTGGCCGCTGGCCAGCGCAAACATGCCTGGCCCTCCGGCTCGGCTGCGAATGCAGCCGTCGCTCTCATCTCATCACCAGCACGGAGGTCCACCATGACCAACCCCCGCACCACGTATCGCTCTACTCCTGGCGGCGCACAGCGCCCGCACTACGCTCAGGCCCGCACCTGGTACCGCTACGCGAAGCGGCTCCGAAGCGCGGCAGCGCGGAGCACATGCCCATCCTTCAACCCGCACCTCCTCAAGGAGGAGGCCCTCGCGCAAAGCCTCCGGCTTCGCACGCGCGGGTTGGTCGTTCCTACAGCGCTTGAGCTCACGCCCGAGGCCGAGAGTGGGCTCCGACGGCTGGAGCACTGGACGGGGCAGCAGGGCGCACGTTTCCCCGAGCTGGTCGCTCGCATCGCCGTCACCGATCCCGACGATCCCACGGCGGACGAGGTCCACCTCTTCCTCGAAGAGCACGACCGCACGAGCTCCCGAGGCCGCAAGAGCTTCGTCGGACGCCTCCCGGCAGCGCACGCGCTCTGGGTGGTCCCGCTCCTCCGGCTCGAAACCGACGCCTACGGGACCGGCCCGGTCCTCCGGTTCTACGTCACCGGCAACACCGTCCGGCTGACGCGGCCGGGCCTCGACGCTGAAGCCTCCGGGGTCCAGGTCGCCATCGCTGAGGCGCACGAGGCTGCGCGGGCCTGGATCGACTGGGCCGACGACCGGCGCACGTGGGCTGACGCGCACGCCGTAGCCGAGGCGAGCCCCTACGCCTACCGGGCCTCCTACCTCGACGGGCTGCTCTACGGCACGGACCACTTCGGCCCGAGCACCTACGAGCTGAACGGTCACGAGAGCGAGGAGGCTGACGAGACAGGCTGGTAGCAGGAGCTCCCGCTCCACGGCCGCCGGGTGGCGCGCCCCTCTCAGTGAGGCGCGTCGCCCGGCTCGCCTTGAGGCTTCGGCCTCTTTGCTCTCATCATCACCAGTATGGAGGTGCAACACCATGCACGACATCTTTGGAAACCGCTTCTACAGCCGCCAGAAGGCAGCATGGCATCGCCTCGGCGAGACGTTCGACCTCGACGACGAGGTGTCCGTCGTCGACGCCGTGGGCAAGACCGCCGTCGGCATCGAGATCGACGCCGCGCCGCTGAAGTACGTCTACGAGGGGGAGGCTTATCAAACCGACCAGAGCGCCATCATTCGCAAGCCGACGCCTGACGACCCCGAGCCGCGCGTGTTCGGTATCGCGTCCGAGAACTGGACCGTCGCGCAGTACCTCGACTACGCGACGGCGCTCGACCCGCTCTCCGAGACGTTCCCCGTCGAGACCTGCGGCGTGCTCAAGGGCGGCGAGACCCTCTTCCTCGCGCTCCGCGGCGACGCCTTCGCAGTCCAGAGCGTGGACGAGATCGAGAACTACTTCGTCTGCGTGCTGAGCCAGGTGCCGGGGAAAGGCCACCGCGTCCTCTTCACGCCCCGCCGCGTCGTCTGCCAGAACACCCTCTCGCTCGGCATCCGCCAGGCGACGATCAACCTCCGCATCCCGCACACGGGCGACCCGACGGGGACCGTGGCCTTCGCCGCACAGCTCGTGACCGAGATGACGCGAGCGACGGAAAAGGTGCAGGCCTACTTCGAGGCGATGGCGAAAACGCCCGTGGGCGAGGAGGGGCTGGATCGGATTCTGAAGGAGGCCTTCCCCGACCCCGCGATGCCGACGAAGGTCCGCCTCTTCCAGAGCCTCACGCCGCAGCAGCTCGGGGTCATGAAGAACAGCACGACGGGTAGCCGTCGTCTCAACCAGGCGATCATGGACGCCGAGGCCGCGATGGAGTCGTGGATGACCTCGACCGACCGCGTCCGGCAGATCCGCGACGGCGCGCGCGTGCTCTACTCGAAGTTCAACGACGAGCACCCGCAGTTCGCCCGGACCGTCTGGGCCGCCTACAACGCGGCGACGGAGACGAGCGACTGGCGCGAGGGCCGCGGCGACGTGGACCACTCCGTCGTCTTCGGCCCGAGGTCGCAGGAGAAGGTCCGCGCCTTTCGGGCGGCCATTGAGCTGGCGGTCGGCCTCAGCATGAACTGAGGGAACTGGGTGGGGAGGGCGCTTCGGCTGGAGTCGTGGCCGAAGCGCCCTCCCCTATTCATTTAACCACACGGTCCATGAAAGCGACCCCGAAGAACCTCCTCGTCCTGACCCGTCTCGAAGAGCGGATGCAGGAAGGCTGCGCGCGCGACCGCATCGGCGGCCACCCCGCCCTCACGGCCTACGACCTCTGGCCGGGCGAGCGCTACCACGCCGACCGCCTCGTCCGGCTCGGCTTCCTGAAGAAGACCCGGACGTGCACGCCGTGGTATGGCCGCCAGCCCGTCACGCTCTATTACGCGGACGGCGACTGCGAGGCGAACCCGTTCCCCGAGGGGCACCCTCTGCGGGGGATGCAGAACCGCCGGATGCAGGAGAAGCTGGCGAGCGGCGAGGCTGTAGACCTCTCCGGCTGCGCGCGCTCTGCGCACGGCGACTACCTCCTCGGGGAGGTGGACGCCCGCGACCTCGCTGCTGCGGCGACGGATCACGAGGTGCTGCTCCTCGCCGCGCGCTCGGGCACCCTCTTCGCCGAGGACAAGGACTACTGCAACGCGGCCACCGAGGCGTGGATCTGGTCCATCGGCGTCCACCGCGAGACGGGGCGGGTGTGGGCCTCGCACCGGGCGAGCAAGTACCGCAACCCCGCCTTTGTCTGCATCTGGCTTCGGTGATGGGAGGAGGAACCGTCA encodes:
- a CDS encoding MarR family transcriptional regulator, with translation MSTALQREIRQSKPFASPEAEAALNVARTAAILDAEIADALKPHGLTPTQYNVLRILRGAGDSGLCRYEVGDRLVTPVPDVTRLLDRLEAGGLVDRARDSEDRRQVRARITPQGLDLLGELDGVLEALHRRQLGHLGADRLRVLIDVLADARQRE
- a CDS encoding helix-turn-helix transcriptional regulator; the protein is METDGYIHFAGDWSEAEREVVERALTEFEREVGDAEPSDGPRPLVCLKVQAGGGPPAFAAYRLGRDDMLAAPTAKELAAKIYRLIVFGTSEGINEEEWRGGIPRARLRDVFDYVRAHLSEPIKVAHIAQRAHLSEAHFAREFKRTLGETPLEYVTRCRVEQAQRLLRHSELHVGEIARRVGLRNASHFAKTFRERVGMTPSQYRRGVIASHVTD
- a CDS encoding DUF932 domain-containing protein gives rise to the protein MHDIFGNRFYSRQKAAWHRLGETFDLDDEVSVVDAVGKTAVGIEIDAAPLKYVYEGEAYQTDQSAIIRKPTPDDPEPRVFGIASENWTVAQYLDYATALDPLSETFPVETCGVLKGGETLFLALRGDAFAVQSVDEIENYFVCVLSQVPGKGHRVLFTPRRVVCQNTLSLGIRQATINLRIPHTGDPTGTVAFAAQLVTEMTRATEKVQAYFEAMAKTPVGEEGLDRILKEAFPDPAMPTKVRLFQSLTPQQLGVMKNSTTGSRRLNQAIMDAEAAMESWMTSTDRVRQIRDGARVLYSKFNDEHPQFARTVWAAYNAATETSDWREGRGDVDHSVVFGPRSQEKVRAFRAAIELAVGLSMN